A region of the Callithrix jacchus isolate 240 chromosome 5, calJac240_pri, whole genome shotgun sequence genome:
TGCTGCAGGTAGTCACGTACAGTGACACTACTGGGGACAGAACAGGCTGGAGCagcaggggtgggtgggagggtcTCTTCAGAACGTCAATATGAGCTTTTCCCCAAGCAGAGATCTAGGTAGTGCTAGGAAATGTCTgggcaaaggcaggcagaagaTGGTAGTTACTTAGTCAGTAATCCCAAGGGATGCCTTGTGACTTGGGCTTTCAGCTTCAGAGCTGAAAAGCCTAAGTGCTTATCTACAGATTCTCCCCTCAGCCCACAGCTCCAGCTCATGGTACAGGTGAGGCCTGCAACAACAGGCAGGAGGACCTGAATAGCAGAGGCCTGTAGAGTTTGGGAGAGGCACCTCATGCTCCCTTTGCCTGTGATTAGTGGTTTGGCTTGGGAAATCTTGGAGAGGGCTCAGAGAACCAAGCTGCTGATGAATGCCACAGCTGGTCAACACGGCAGGCAGCTGACGGCCGAGGGCCCTGCGGTCTGTGGTTCCTGCCTTTCAGGCTCGTGTGGGATTTGGGTGTGGGTTTGGATCCTAGAGCTGAGGTGCAGTCTTACAGCTCTGGGTCTCTCCTGGTGTCCCAGTGGCACTAGCACCCCAGGGCAGGGCCCTCAGGGGACTTGGTGGCTAACTGGGAACTGGAGACTTCACTCTCTGCTCCTGGCCTGCCCCACATGGGGCTCTCTCTGCAGGTACCTGAAGGAATTCCGCACGGAGCAGTGCCCACTCTTTGTACAACACAAATGCACGCAGCATCGGCCCTACACCTGCTTCCACTGGCATTTCGTGAACCAGCGGCGCCGCCGATCTATCCGCCGTCGGGACGGCACCTTCAATTACAGCCCTGACGTCTACTGCACCAAGTACGACGAGGCTACAGGCCTCTGCCCGGAGGGCGACGAGTGAGTGACCCAGCCTGTCCTCAGAGGAGCCCCATGTCTCCTTCTGGGTCAGATGCCCTCAGGGTAGGCTGGGCAGATTCGGGGAAGCCAGCCAGAGGTTGCTTTTAGAGGACTGGTTGCAGCCTAGCCCATGGCCCGAACCTGGGCTCAGACCCTACCATCCCTAAGGCTGGGGATGTCATTTCCCTTTCCCACTTTTAGGAAACCTAAAACAGGCCTTTCTTTCACTAAGCCTAAGGACCCACATCTGAACCCAGCAGGCTCCTTGGCCCTTTTTCATCTTCCCCTGAGGATCACAGGGCCCTTCCCTATCCGAGGGGTACACTTGCCATATCCCATGCGGTTCCCACCAAAGCTGGCTGTTTAGAGAGAGAGCGCCTCACCAGTGCCCAGGTCTGCTGACCctaaatatcttttttgtttgtttgtttttttgagacagagttttgctcttgttacctgggctggagtgcaatggctcgatcttggctcactgcaacctccgtctcctgggttcagccaattctcctgtcagcctcccgagtagctgggattacaggccacgcaccaccatgcccagctaatttttgtatttttagtagagacagggtttcaccatgttgaccaggatggtctcgatctcttgaccttgtgatccacccgcctcagcctcccaaagtgctgggattataggtgtgagccactgcgcctggcctgaccCTAAATATCTTACTGCAAATCTCTGTAGAGAAATAATGACAAACATAAGGTGGTGACAAACCTGGGAGTATCACTGAGAGAGAATATTCATTGACCCCTACTTGTCTCATAGAACCTTCTCTACATcagctctctttcttttcttaatttttataatttttatttatttaggcagGGTATCCctctttccccaggctggaatgcagtggcaccatcatagctcgcTGCACCATGAAactccactctgttgcccaggttggagtgcaatggtgcgatcttggctcactgcaacctccgcctcccaggttcaagtgattttcctgcctcagcctcccaaatagctgggactacaggtgtgcacctctacacctggctaattttgcatttttggtagagatgggatttcaccatgttggccaagctgctctcgaactcctgaactcaggtgatccaccccccttggcctcccaaagtgctgggattacaggcatgagtcactgtgcccagcttcagttttgtttttgtttttgttttttttgagacagtgtatcactctgttgcccaggctggagtacagtggtgcgatctcagctcactgcaacttctacctgccgggttcaagcagttctgcctcagcgtccccagtagccaggattacagatgcatgccactacacccagctaattttttgtttttttttatagaaatggggtttcaccatgttcgcttggctggtctcaaactcctgtccacgggtgattcacccatctcagctttctgaagtgctgagatttacaGATGTGacctaccacgcccagccatggtttttaaacattttaatttgtaaagcTTGGTAGGGGGATGTcttcactttgtggcccaggctggcctcaaattcctggcctcaaataatcctcttgccttgcctcccaaagtactgggattgcaggtgtgagctgctggtCTGGCCCAGCACCTCCTTCTTACAGAGGTCCATGATAGAAAAGATCCCTACCCCTAGCTTAATGAAGCACTCAAGGGATGAGGGGTGTACCTAAGTTTTGAGTAGATCATTTGGTTCTCTGATGGCCCCCAAGTCTGGGCAGCATTTGTTCTCCCAGGTGTCTGTCCTGCCCGGGAATACCAGGCCCTATTGGGCCCAGTTTAGGCTGTGAGCCACAGCAGCAGGGAGGTTCTCTTACCTCGCATTGCCTTCTTCCTAATGCACCTTCCAGGCCATAATGAAAGCCTTTCAACCGTTGGGGAAAGGGCACGGGGTAGGCAGGGAAGCCTAGGCTACAGGCAGCAAAGTTGAGTAACCCCTACTACTGTGTTCCAGGTGCCCATTCCTTCACAGAACCACAGGGGACACTGAGCGCAGATACCACCTTCGTTACTACAAAACTGGAATCTGCATCCACGAGACAGACTCGAAAGGCAACTGCACCAAAAACGGCCTGCACTGCGCTTTCGCCCACGGGCCCCATGACCTCCGCTCCCCTGTCTACGACATCAGGTGGGCTgggtgctgggctgggctgatGGCAGTAGGCTGGGGTCCAGGGCAGGGGCCTGGCGGCTGATGACGGTGAGTATCGCAGACTGCAGTGGAGGGCTGGCACTCTGGTTCTTGCTGCCTCATGCCCCCTTTCCACCCTctgttctttcctctcctctcaggGAGCTTCAGGCCATGGAGGCCTTGCAGAACGGTCAGACCACAGTAGAGGGGAGCATAGAGGGCCAGTCAGCCGGGGCAGCGAGCCATGCCATGATAGAAAAGATCCTCAGCGAGGAGCCTCGGTGGCAAGGTACAGGCACCCATGCCCCGGCTGTTCCATCCCTGTCCAGTTTATAGCAGCCCTGGGGATTTGGCTCATCGCCACCTACTGCCTGTTTCAGCCGAAGCCCCGACCTGGCCCGCATCCCACCCTACACCTTCCGTTCAAAAGGCGCCTCTAAGGGTGTTTTCCCTGACACATCATGTTCCCAAGATCCCCCTAGGCTTTCACATGTGCACAGGCACGTATCTAAGTGCACATGCAAATGTTTCCAGCCCTTTCACCCTGTGAGCTGTGGGTGTCTCTCTGAGGGACAGAATCTTTCGGCCTTGCCGTACCTGTGACTGAGCCATGGCCTGGGAGAAGGGCCCTACTCTCATCTCGAAGGGGCCTCCAGTCTTAGACTCCTTCCTAGTGGcttctccttccctccacttCAGTCCTGCTAGTCTTGGGGTGCTCCAGCTCCTGTCACCTGACCCCTGCCCTCTGGCCCCCTGTGCAGAGACTGCTTATGTGCTGGGGAACTATAAGACGGAGCCTTGCAAGAAGCCCCCGCGGCTGTGCCGCCAAGGCTATGCCTGTCCCTACCATCACAACAGCAAGGACCGGCGGCGGAGCCCCCGGAAGCACAAATACAGGTCCTTTGGCCCCAGGAGGCCAGCCACGGGAGGGAGGAGTGGCAGGGAAGGGGTCAGACAGATGCTACTCCCACTGTGGCTctctgggaggtggggaggctggCCCTGGGGAGGACAGGATCGCAGACCCAGGGCCTGGGGGGAGGGGCATAGTAAGGATGGCTGGACAGGAGCCCAGCTTCACCTCCTGCATGAATGAGGACCCTGGTCAGATCGTCTCTGTGACCCCCCCGCTTCTGATCCTGAGGGGAATGTGCTGGACGAGGGCCAGGCCACAGTGTGGACAGTGTGGTTATGGCTCCAGCCTGACCCTGCTTGGGCTGGTGGGAGGGCCTGGCCGAGGGGAATCAAACAATATCCTTCATGGTGatgcagccaggctgggccagaGAAAGCTTGACTTATGGCACCAGCAAGGGCCTGACTCTGCAGCTggtcttttccatttctgtgccCACGCCTATGAGGCGGGGTCCAGGTGGCACCCACTAGGCTCCAATCTCACCCTCTCTTGCCTCCATCTAATCCCACCCTCTTGTTGGCCAGGTCGTCTCCATGTCCAAACGTCAAGCACGGGGATGAGTGGGGAGACCCCGGCAAGTGTGAGAATGGAGATGCCTGCCAGTACTGCCACACCCGCACCGAGCAACAGTTCCACCCCGAGGTGGGCCCTGCAGCAGGGCGGGGCgaggggcctttgggaagtaaaGAGAGAGGCAAGCAGGGTCAGGGTAGGTGTTGGCAGCCTGGGtgaagagcgagactccatctcaaaaaaaaaaaaggattggccaggtgcagtggctcatgcctgcagtcccagccactggcTCTCCCCACGCAGTGCCTAGAGAAGTCCTGTCTGCTGAGTTTGGCAGCTTCTCCTGTTCTGAGCCCATGGTCACCAAGCAGCCCTCTGCTTCCAGTTCTGTGTCCCCCAGGCCTCCTGACAGGGTGGGCGTAGATGGAGTATGGTGACCTGCCCACCCTGGGCTTTATGCCACTCATGGTGCTTGTAATCCAGTGACATTAGGATTGAAAAAATaggtctgggcgcagtggctcacgcctgtaatcccagcactctgggaggccgaggtgggtggattacttgaggtcaggagtttgagaccagcctggccaacatggtgaaatcccatctctactaaaaagacaacaGTTAGCTGGATggggtggtatgtgcctgtaatcccagctactcagtcggctgaggtgggaggatcacttgaacccaggacgaaGAAGTTGCAGTAAggcgagatcaagccactgcgttccaacctgggtgacagagcaagacttcatctcaaaaaaaaaaaggattggctgggcgaggtggttcacgcctgtaatcccagtactttgggaggccgaagtgggcggatcacctgaggtcaggagtttgagaccagcctgaccaacatggagaaaccctgtctactaaaaatacaaaattagccaaatgtggtggcgcatgcctgtaatcccagctactcaggaggctgaggcatgagaaatgtttaaacccaggaagtggtggttgcagtgagccaagatcataccattgcactccagcctgggcaacaagagggaaactccgtctcaaaaaaaaaaaaaaaaaaaggggactgaaaaaataaacaagctcCTTCCCATCCTTCCCGTTGTCCTGTCTCATATCAGAGCCTAGATTATCAGCAACCTCCCTGACACAGTTCCCCTGCCCTCTGGCCCCATGAGGTAGCCTGGATCGTAACAGTGTGCCAAGTCTTTTCTGGGGTTCAGAGACACTTGCAGTCCCTGCCCTTGATATTCCATGGAAGCAGGACACCCTGAGGTAGCCACGTGGACAGAAACTACCTCATGTATCTGCAGACAGCAGAGTGGAAAGTTACTTAGTATAGGTCACAAACCAGGGGGCATGTTGACAAGGGTGGCTTCCTGAGATCATGGCTCCCTTAATGCCCAGGGTGCATGCTCAGAGGCACAGCCCTGGCCATGCCCGTGAGTGGAGAGTCCCTGGGGGATCCCTTTGGGAGGGCTGGTGGGACCTGTGACCCCAGAAGGGAGGGTGTCAGTGACagtggggaggggtggtgggCTGCCTCAGGAGTTTGAGTAAGAAGTTGGTAGGGAGAGAcatggaggagaggggagggaagggccaGAGGCACAGGGCAAGAGATGACTAAGTCAGCCCACCCATGCTGGAGGAAGGGGAGCCTGCTCGGCCTTCCCTCAGGGCCTGAGCCTGACCCACCTCTGCTCTGCCCTCCAGATCTACAAGTCCACCAAGTGCAACGACATGCAGCAGTCGGGCAGCTGTCCCCGAGGACCCTTCTGCGCCTTTGCCCACGTAGAACGTATGCTGTTCCCATTGCCCCAGAGCAGTGCCCTCTCTACCCTTCTCTCCCCTGGCCTGCTCACGCTCAGGCAGGGGATGGCCCCTGGCAGTACGCCCTGTACAGGAGTCCTGGCCTGCCAGTAGCAGGCCTTATCCACTCCATTCCCCCACCTTTCTGGAAGTGGCCTTGAAAGCCTGGAGCTTCTGAGGTAGTAAGATAGAGACTGCAGGGTCTGTTCCCCTGGTTGGGCACTCATGGTCCCTGGGAGGGTTGAGGCACTGTGCCTCCCACAGCTGACTTGGCAAATCCCACCAGCTACCCCATGGTATACCCATGACAGACATCACTAATGGAACATGGAGGTCTTCTCTGCTGAGTCCTGCTCGGGCCGCTAGAGCAGAGCTAGCCAGTCAGAATATAATGCAACCTCCATAtatcattttaaagttaaaatctTTAAGCATGTTAACAAATAcagcaaaatatgaaaattagctgagcatggtggcatgcgtctataattccagctactctggaggctgaagcatgagaatcacttgaacccaggaggtacaggttgcagtgagttgagattgtgccactgcaatccagcctgggcaacagagcaagactcctgtctcaaaaaatgaaataaaaaaaaaggccgggtgcggttgttcacacctgtaatcccagcacgttgggaggccaaggcaggcgaatcacaaggtcaggagtttgaggccagcctgaccaacatggtgacaacctgtctctactaaaaatataaaaattagtggggcatagtgagtggcacacacctgtaatcccagctacttggggctgaggcaggagaattgcttgaacctgggaggcagaggctgcagtgagccaaaatcgtgccattgtactctagcccaggtgacagagcaagactccgtctcaaaaaaaaaagaaaagcccaataTAAAAGGTTATCATTTCAATGATCgatataaaaaattatcaaaacagccaggcacagtggctcacacctataatcccaacactttgggaggccgaggtgggtggattacctgaggtcgggagtttgagaccagcctgaccaacatggagaaaccccatctttactaaaaatacaaaaattagccgggcatggtggtgcattcccgtaatcccagctactcgggaggctgaggcaggagagtggcttgaacccaggaagtggaggttgcagtgagccaagatcaggccattgtactccagcctgggcaacaagagcaaaactcagtctcaaaaaaaatatatcatcaaaacattttacctttttttgtaCTAAGTCTGGGAGATCTGATATGGATTTTAATGCTCTGGCATTTTTCCATTCAGACTAGCCTGTTTCAGgagctcagtagccacatgtggccttCAGTTGCCTCATGGAACAGTGTGGGTCTAGACCCTCAGCGTGATACTGTGGCCTGCCACCAGTCTTGGAGGCAGAGCTCCAGCTTGCACACCTATTAACACCTTTTTCTACCCCAGGATACTGCCCTGGGTCTCCTTAACCtcttcccaggctcaggcccTATCTCTGAGattagaatagaaaataaatcgAGGGCCCTGGGAGGGAGAAGCATATTCTTGATGCCCAGCCCTGGGTATTGGGACCACCTGGTTCAGACAGCATAAGGAAGTGATTCAGGCTTTGGAGTTGCGTAGATCAgcattcaagtcctggctctTCTGTTTTTTAGTTCTGTTACCTTGGTGGTTTTACTCTGCATCTccgttttcttatttataaaacgGAGATCATATTACTGATATTTTCTGGTCACCATGAAGATTCACAATTACTGCAAAGTGctggcacagtgcccagcacacagtaagcGTACAGACACAGAGTTACTAGAGATGATGTAAGAACCTTTCCTTTATGTGCAGGGGGGTTCGTGGTCTCCTTTGGAAGGGACTCAGGAGCATTTTTGGAGGGACAGAGCTGGCTTGGGCCTGCTGACCCCTGCCCCTGACTCTTGCAGAGCCACCCCTAAGTGACGACCTGCAGCCTTCCTCAGCTGTGTCCAGCCCCACCCAGCCGGGTCCTGTCCTGTACATGCCGTCTGCTGCTGGAGACTCGGTGCCTGTGAGCCCCTCCAGCCCGCATGCCCCTGACCTCAGTGCCGTACGTGCCCATCCTGGGGAGTGGGTGGGCACCATGCCTGATAGAGCCAACACTTGCCTCCTAGGCCCTTTCAGCCTGGGCCTGGGGAGATCACTGTGGTATTTGATCTTGGGCCAGGGGGTTCTCTCTTTTCCATCCCATCATTCTTCTTCAAAAGCCCAGGCCGGAGGGTGAGGGAGGGTGGTCTCCAGAGCCTGTGTTGATCAGCCTGTAGGTCTGGTGGAAGGGACAAAGCCTGATGTCACCCCGCTTTCCCTTGTGAGGTTTGGAGTCCCCAAGTGGTCATTCCTGCTCTTTGGCAGATGAAAGTGCCCCTTGCTGAAGACTCCACTCTGTGGAGGGTGGAGGACAAGCCACACAGCAGCCTGTGCCGTGTGCACTGGCccactccttcccctccttctccaCAGCTCCTCTGTAGAAACAGCAGCCTAGGCAGCCCGTCTAACCTCTGCGGCTCCCCACCCAGCTCCATCAGGAAGCCCCCAAACCTGGAGGGCATTGTCTTCCCTGGGGAGTCTGGCCTGGCCCCTGGCAGCTATAAGAAAGCTCCTGGCTTCGAGAGGGAAGACCAGGTGGGAGCCGAGTACCTGAAAAATTTCAAATGCCAGGTAAGGGATAAGGGAGGCAGCAGTGAGGTTAGCCTTCTCCTGCATGGGGCAAGAGAAGCTTGGAGGAGTGTCCTGGTCTACCTGCGGGGAGGATGACTGGGAGCTAGGACTCTACTGTCCTTGGCCTCTCCGGGACTGAGCAGAGAGAGCAGTGTCAGCCTGTTTACAGCTGAAGACAGGAAGGCTGGGGAAGCTGCACTGCCTCCCCAGGGCTGCAGCTTCATGCAAAGCCAGGGCCTGGGGAAGAGGACACAGGGGTCTCTAACTGGGCCTGGAGGGAAATCTGGGCTTACATGAGGCCTAGAGTCATCTGGAGGAGAAGGGCAGCTCCCTGCTTAGGGTAGGGGAAGGGAGtagggggtgggaggaagaaggaggggtGTGCCCACATGTGAAGGGGCACTGCATGTCTGCCATCACCGGCCCCCGGTACTTACAACCTTAGGGTCAGATGGACTCAGGGAACCCCAGCACCATATTCATCTACTCCCTGAATTTTCTCTCTCAGGCCAAATTAAAACCCCattcactagagcccaggagtcaaGAGCAGCCTCTGCTTCAGCCCAAACAGGTATAGAGCTCTcagcccctttcctcccctctgcTGTGGACAGGACTTGCCCAGAACCCCAGGAGCCTTCGGGGAGTGGGAGGTACCGCTTTCCCTGAAAGCTGAGGGCAGGATGAAAGTGGGGTCCCAGCCACAAATCCAGAGAGGGTAGTGGGTCAGGCCCTGGAGCCCCTCACCTAGACTCAGTCAAGAAAGTGTTTCTGGAGTCTCTGCACAGTGCCAGGCCCTGTACTCGCTTCTCTCTTCCCTGCTACAGGACTGTAGGGGTGAGTGGGCCTGGCAACCTCTGCACTTCTGACTCCAGCCTCTCAACAAGGTGTCGGGAGGGCGGGGCCCATCTGGGCATGGGGATACCCGGACTAGAGCTGGCATGGGCCATTTCCCTTGCCCCCAGCCCCTCTCCAGCCTCTCCTGGCCTCCGTACGCAGGCATTCCATtgcctctccttttccctctctcgTTGCAGGACATGCTGGGCATTCTCCCCGCAGGCAGCCCCCTGACCTCAAGCATCTCTTCT
Encoded here:
- the UNK gene encoding RING finger protein unkempt homolog isoform X2, producing the protein MSKGPGPGGSAASSAPPAATAQVLQAQPEKPQHYTYLKEFRTEQCPLFVQHKCTQHRPYTCFHWHFVNQRRRRSIRRRDGTFNYSPDVYCTKCPFLHRTTGDTERRYHLRYYKTGICIHETDSKGNCTKNGLHCAFAHGPHDLRSPVYDIRELQAMEALQNGQTTVEGSIEGQSAGAASHAMIEKILSEEPRWQETAYVLGNYKTEPCKKPPRLCRQGYACPYHHNSKDRRRSPRKHKYRSSPCPNVKHGDEWGDPGKCENGDACQYCHTRTEQQFHPEIYKSTKCNDMQQSGSCPRGPFCAFAHVEQPPLSDDLQPSSAVSSPTQPGPVLYMPSAAGDSVPVSPSSPHAPDLSALLCRNSSLGSPSNLCGSPPSSIRKPPNLEGIVFPGESGLAPGSYKKAPGFEREDQVGAEYLKNFKCQAKLKPHSLEPRSQEQPLLQPKQDMLGILPAGSPLTSSISSSITSSLAATPPSPVGTSSIPGMNANALPFYPTSDTVESVIESALDDLDLNEFGVAALEKTFDNSTVPHPGSITIGGSLLQSSAPVNIPGSLGSSASFHSASPSPPVSLSSHFLQQPQGHLSQSENTFLGTSASHGSLGLNGMNSSIWEHFASGSFSPGTSPAFLSGPGAAELARLRQELDEANSTIKQWEESWKQAKQACDAWKKEAEEAGERASAAGAECELAREQRDALEVQVKKLQEELERLHTGPEPQALPAFSDLEALSLSTLYSLQKQLRAHLEQVDKAVFHMQSVKCLKCQEQKRAVLPCQHAALCELCAEGSECPICQPARAHALQS
- the UNK gene encoding RING finger protein unkempt homolog isoform X1; this translates as MSKGPGPGGSAASSAPPAATAQVLQAQPEKPQHYTYLKEFRTEQCPLFVQHKCTQHRPYTCFHWHFVNQRRRRSIRRRDGTFNYSPDVYCTKYDEATGLCPEGDECPFLHRTTGDTERRYHLRYYKTGICIHETDSKGNCTKNGLHCAFAHGPHDLRSPVYDIRELQAMEALQNGQTTVEGSIEGQSAGAASHAMIEKILSEEPRWQETAYVLGNYKTEPCKKPPRLCRQGYACPYHHNSKDRRRSPRKHKYRSSPCPNVKHGDEWGDPGKCENGDACQYCHTRTEQQFHPEIYKSTKCNDMQQSGSCPRGPFCAFAHVEQPPLSDDLQPSSAVSSPTQPGPVLYMPSAAGDSVPVSPSSPHAPDLSALLCRNSSLGSPSNLCGSPPSSIRKPPNLEGIVFPGESGLAPGSYKKAPGFEREDQVGAEYLKNFKCQAKLKPHSLEPRSQEQPLLQPKQDMLGILPAGSPLTSSISSSITSSLAATPPSPVGTSSIPGMNANALPFYPTSDTVESVIESALDDLDLNEFGVAALEKTFDNSTVPHPGSITIGGSLLQSSAPVNIPGSLGSSASFHSASPSPPVSLSSHFLQQPQGHLSQSENTFLGTSASHGSLGLNGMNSSIWEHFASGSFSPGTSPAFLSGPGAAELARLRQELDEANSTIKQWEESWKQAKQACDAWKKEAEEAGERASAAGAECELAREQRDALEVQVKKLQEELERLHTGPEPQALPAFSDLEALSLSTLYSLQKQLRAHLEQVDKAVFHMQSVKCLKCQEQKRAVLPCQHAALCELCAEGSECPICQPARAHALQS